The genomic stretch attcatctaaatttttgttttattttacagtggtcactgggtgttggttgctatggatctttcgagactaatagtgtattatctcgattctttatcgggtgattggagtaaatatccgaatatgaagaagacggttgacgcgtaagtgaaattcccctaaatattcgtgtgtatttgtatatttaattatgtctgtcagattgatctcaatatacgtttttattttgttagggcaataataaaatttagaacgaaaaagaattaccgcaataggaaggacattacctgggtcagagttcaggtatatattaagtatcttatttttgcttataatagtgtttgtttttttgcttataatagtgtttgtaagaaattaactatatatatattgtttgtttttctgtgtagtgtcctcagcaaaataattcggtcgattgcggattttttgtattgagatttatgagagacatcattgcgttgaatcgtatagacatcccaaaaatggtatggaataataacttagggtttattttaatattatcggatatttcatctaatttgttactaaatcatgaatatgttttattctcttaattgtagtactttgaggaatacaaatcttactcaagagcaaatttggatgaaatgaaggatgaattgtgtcaattcattgttgatcaaagaatcatatagctaggttgtatattgttgtacatatatgtatggaatgttgttgttgtatgctgttgttgtatatatgttgtatattgttgttgtacttttactaaatcatgaatatgttgttgtatattgttgatcaaagaatcatatattaatgttgtatatatggaggattaatgttgtatataaatggattcatgttgtatatatcaatggattaatggtgtataacattggattaaaggatgaaatcaatatgaattttacacttttgcagcatgcgaacaggttaccaattaaatatccactgtttttcaaacaaatttttttaaaataactaacactttagagggcgctttgtccagaaagtgccctctaaacactttacattgacaactttagagggcgctttttcctgaaagcgccctctaaacactttacgttgacaactttagagggcgctttttcctgaaagcgccctctaaacactttacattgacaactttagagggcgctttttcctgaaagcgccctctaaacactttacattgacaactttagagggcgctttttccagaaagcgccctctaaggtgtccctttatggaccactccagagggcgcttttttctgaaagcgcactataatgtggccactttagacagcgctttctccatgaaaacaaagcgctgtctttacctatgccagcgccactttagagggcgcttaaaagcgctgttataggccaaaataagcgccctcttttcccttatttggcgtagtgacaTCATCTAGCAAATCGTAGTATAGGCTTATGTTTTGATGCATCCATGAACATGCAAGTTAGCTTAAATGTCGTATGAAGATGTCATACATGTCCAGACTCATATAGGTGATTATAATGCATTTAGATATTTGAAAGACACTCCATATAAAGTCTAGGATGCATGATCATATTGAAGGTCATTTGGATCTTAAAGTGCCTATCTCTGGTCCAATGGTATGTATTTCATCATTTCATTAGTAGAACTTGCATAACAATGCTTTTCATTTGCAGTTTTTGTGTTCCAAAAGATTATTTCTAAAATCATTTCTGCATAAAGAGATTCAACAACAAAAACATGAACAATCAAGCTTTATGGATCAAACAATGTCATAATGCTCTAACATGGATCATGCATATAGAAATTTGTTCCGTGAAACTTACATGATATTGGGGCTCAAGAAACCTTCGTACTCGTCTTGTAAGGCTTGGGGAAGATCCCAATGGAAAAGGGTTACAAATGGTACTAGACCTGGATCAATAACTCCATCAATCAATAATATGATATACTAGTAATATAGTATTCCCTCCTAAAATAGTATGATTTATGCATTACCATTATCGAGTAGCTCATTGATGAGGTTGTTGTAATATTTGATTCCTTCTTGGTTGATACCTGCGCTTACTTTTCCTTCTGCGTATTTGTTAGAGTTGTTAATTTAAATGAATGATTCAACCATATGAAACTCTTTAAGGATGTGAATAAATTGAATCATTTGCTATTACTTGGCAATATCCTTGGCCATGAGATGGAGAATCTGTATGCATCTGTGTTCATATACTTCATGATTGCAACATCATCCTATTAACATGTAAAAATGGTAAGGACATATACTAGAAGCAAAATTGCAAACATGATATTAGAGCTTCATAAGGTCAAATATACAGAGTTAATTGATATACATTAACGGTGTAAAGATTTTTTACATTTCAATAAATTAAACATTTTTATAACTAAAGTCATTTGATTTATTTAGCCTAAAATATTTATACAAATAATGAATTATAATGGATTACATTATACAGAACTTTACATTTATGATATATGAAAATTAATCTCAAAGAATTGGATGTAGCAGTACCTTATAACGATGATACTGATCAACAGCTACATCTCCATTGCTTCTGTCCAATATTTTTTCTGTATGCAATTACACCAATGACGTCATTACAGAAACAGACTATGGCCAATAGCATTACTGTCATCAAATTAATTAATAGTTATGttaattttaataacaaaatCATTTTTATTAGTAGTAATTAAAAAAATAAGTAGATAAACTAAAATGCAATAAATATTGTTTGATATTGTAAATTGAAAAACTGTTTAAGGTATCTCAAGAAAGACTTTTCCCTTTCACAAAGTGTCAAATAGAACATGCGCAGTTTATTTACCCAAAAAGAAAACCATTATGTATGTTTAGTTTAGATTAGAAAAATATTTAGGGTCTGTTTGATTCACtttttaaaaactgtttttttcttttcaaaaacTTAGAAACTAAAAAGATTGTTTggtttatttttttaaaaattgttttgTAAAACTGTTTCAATTTTgattgtttttaaaattaaaaaacCAAAACTACTAAATTGTGTTTTGGTTTTCACTTTTTAATATTTTTCTGCGtattttaaaaatacaaaaacacgGAAAAAACAACCAATTTTCATTAATGGCAATATTGTAAATTATTAACTTAGTTTTTTTTACAACAAAACACAATTATATTGATTTGTTTCATATATACTTAACTTACAATATTACAATAGATCTGAATAAATTATTTCAATTTTTCTTCTATATATTACATGCATTATTAAATTGTATAATAATATAATATAGTATTAATATTAAGTTGATAATAGTAACACTTAAAaatttgaattaatttttaaatttgtTTCAATTACACaattataaatttttattttaatttaataattattaatCTGTTCATATAAATAAAAATACTATTTTAGCTGacatatattttattaaaatttaaaaGTATATAAACTCTATTTTAAAAAATAGGTCTCACGTattgttaattatttttttttcaaaaataatattTAGGTTAATCATAATTTTGATATACTTTTTAATATTTAGTGGTTATTTCTAAATACTTATGTTAGTTTGATTTCATATGTATGCTTCAGATATTAATATACGCTATAAAATTTTGATAACTTTTTGACTCTAAAAAGGAATTAAATCATATATTTTATCATAAGAAGATTCTATCTCgattttatttaataataaaatttaCATTTGTATATTTAAATATGAGTCATTAGaaatttaattattatttattaaaattctttttcattttatattagttaaaaaagtaatttttaaaaattgagttatcattttttattttctcatttttaaaactgtttttaaaaataatttaccaaacaaatatttctactttctcatttttaaaacagttttgaaaagtcatgttaccaaataaattttttaataattctcttcttaaaaatactttttcaaaataattttataaaacaTATTTTAGAAAGTGAAAAGCAAAACTGATTCAAACGGGCCCTTAGTGTTGTTTTGTTTGGCTTTTATCCTTTTGGTTTTCACACATTGCTTTGATGCACACTACAGACACATTCCATTTCAGTAACCACCcacttttttttttatatattcACCACTCATATAGTTATAGAACAAAATCTATATTTTTCTATATTTTGAATTATAAATCAGCAAACTCTGCACACTGGAAAAACTAATTTCTAGAATTTGCAAGAATTATGGTAAAACTCTAGTTCAAGAGAATCTATATCTATTCATAAATGAAATATTTTCCCCTTTATTATATTTTTCATTTAAGCAATTGTATTTactattttattcttttataACTACCTTTATATTTGTGTGGCCTATTTTTATTCCTTAATTATCCTCAACTTCCATTTATAATTAattgatttgtttttttttaatttgataaCTACCTTTATATTTGTCCTATAACTTCTcctttttcattatttttttgaatttataATTATCTTTGTATTTGTGTGGCCTATTTTTATTCCTTAATTATCCTCAACTTCAATTTATAATTAATtgatttgtttttttaatttGATAACTACATTTATATTTGTCCTATAACTTCTCCTTCttcattatttttttgaatttgatAATTATGTTTGTATTTGTCTTATAACTTCTCCTTCTTCATTTTAAAGAATATAATTTACTATATAATCATAACATCTTTTTGTATATTTTACTCAATCTTTTCTCTCTTTCTTTAATAAAATTACTCTTCCTCTCATCGATTTTGTTTCTAACCCAGAAAATCATAATTTGTTTTATATTTGTCATTAAAACTCCAGCCTCTTCTTTTGACAAAATTACTCCATAATACTGCATAACTGTAATGCCTTACATTTAAAATCCAAAAAGAAAAAATCGAAAATAACTGAGAGAGATTATCacaaaatttagaaaaaaaatAACTGCTATTAAGATATTATAAATATGTTGCAACAAGAGTATCCAAAGAGACATATCAATCCATGGTAGGAACCAGCCATAGACCATTCTTTATCCTTTgtcagatagactcaagaagacaaaaAATATTTGTCTTTGTGGGGTCAGTAATCAAgttttgattatagtggattaagtctttAGAGAGAGACCATTTTTACAAAAACaatttatattaaaatcaaaactaaATAAAAAATATCTATTTATATTGACGTGTGTGAATATTAAAAAAAGCGGTTGTATCCGTTTGGACGCTAGCACAATATAATAAATATAGAATTAAGCACAATAGAAAAGCAGACACGAGTCTTTCTACTAAACTAATTAATACCTATAGATAAATGGGATAGATGAAAATGGTATGGCCTTTTCAATACCTATAGATAAAGGGGATAGATGAAAATGGTATGAcctttttttctttcaattttatcCTTTATCAATTGTTACAATTACTATCAATTATTAActtaaaaaaaatacaaaaagaaaatCATTTATTAAATATGTAACCTCCATGAACACATCAAATAGCTTCCTCCAACACTAAATAACTTCCTCCAACACCACTATATATGATAACTGGATATGTAATAAGAAGATAAGAAGATACATGTTTAGAATGGATCAGAGAGAATAATGGTTTCAAAACACAATTGCATAAAGGAAACATATATTTATCAATacctatatataaaggggatacacCTATTTAGAGTGACCTATTTTTCTCCCGATTTTACCCTTagattttttaattctttttatccaataataataataatatgtggCACTCATACCATCCTACACTTATGGAACAGTTTAACAAAATATTTTACTTTATAACTTCTCACGTTTTTATTCCTATTATCAAATTTTAACGGCTACAAAATAGGAATAGCAGTTACAACATATAGGAAATGacagtttaattttaaataatggATGCATTGGCTACACACATAAAATTCAAGTGTAAATGAGAGTTTCTGTGACATCACCAAAATATTTCCTTAACTTCTCAATATCAATGTTCTTATTATTGGCTGCTACAAAAACAATTACCAACCATATTTATCTTTCACCATAACATAAATCTTCATCTCTCACGTGAACCACCACCAACAACGATCCTACGAACATTCAcgattttcatttttttcatttcctCCGGTTACAGCAACAACCAAAAGCATCGCtgaacttccgacatcaccgTTGAACGTCCGACATCACCGCTGATACATCCAACGGCCAACCTTCGCGATTGAACTGCCTTGCCAGGAACTTCTTGAAGGTACGTGAAATTCTAACTTCTATCTATGACTTCTTTGCTTTATGTGTTTCGAAAGCAACACTGGAATTTTCGTTAGGATTCGTTCATATTTGTATAATCAACTTTTTTCACTTATTTATAGTCCTCCATTATGCAATTGTGAAAGTGGAAAAGAAAAGTGCATtaacaaaaagaaagaaggttCAAAGTTTATGGCGTGAGATTTGTCATATTAACACTTTTTCAAAAGCTGTGATGTTCATATATTTAGGTACTCATGTAAATATCATATGTAAACATTATAGGAGTTATAAAGTTATAAAGTTACACCTTCAATTATAATAAGACAGTGGGAATTTCTATTTTGAATTGATAGGAGGAAGCCATTAGAAAGAGATTCATATCCACGCATGCGTCATCATTTCAGATTATTAAGCTAAAAATATACTAATTTTATAAGTGAATTATCAAGTTTGACATGTTTTATTCTAACATTAATAAAGTAGTAGTATCAGTATTTAGTATTGGTGGTGGTAGTTGTTGAAATTCAACTTTTTAGTGTCTCATCAACTCGACCATTCATTGGCCGAGTCCACACATGACCCAATAATTTCTACAAGACTCGTCCAATCATTGGCCGAGTCAATATTAGACAGATACATCCTTCACGAACTCGTCCATCCATTGGGCGAGTAGATACTAAAAAATGGGGTATTCTGGGAATTTAATTTCAGAATAGGGTATATTAGGAATAAGAATTAAAAAAAGGGACAATGCAGTAAAAAAATCTACTTTTAGTTTTCTTTTCCAGTAACTTTTTATTTTCATATTCTACTAAAACCTTAGTAAAATTGGTTTTTGCCACCCCGACTGAGATATGAAACTCGCAGCTTCCTGCAACAACAGTCCTGAAGTTAACCATGCATACCACCACAACTTACACATTAATTCTCAACGATGACACAACAATCAACTTGGATCAAACCAGCTCGGATCGATATATGAAGCAATTCCTACAACAGATTATTCAGAATGACTCACTTTCATTGCTTAATaggtgtcgcatcgcgcgaaaaaccggcgggaaaagaaagaaacaacagagccgccaccgtgcgttatttatcccaaaagagggaaaggaaacgctcagagtaaacctaggaaaagacatggtctcgcgaccaaagagtatgggttcgggagtcggttatgcgaagggaaggtattagcacccctacgcatccgtagtactctacgggatccacgcacaaaaggaaaggaaaatggttgctaaacactgctcaaatactcacacacactggctgaaagaaacgcaagagactgactgaaactgactcggcaggatgtcgcatcctgggcctacttagtctatcaggcatagacatcagagtcgaagtagttcggactggggaaaacacatgctcgctaggatatcgcatcctatgcatacgtatcttctcggacgagagaagaatcagagcattcgtagctcggctgacacgcacacaaacaaacaagacacacacaggcaaacgtggagcccgactgccaatctctggacttatgtcagcatccgaacctaaaacacacgcaaagaggcaaacatggagcctgaatgccaattgctggacttacatcagcatccgaaccaaacacacgtacactggaacccaaatgccactcgatggacttacatcggcttccaagcacacaacaacacaacaggttaatagggagtcggggactcgagcctataactgtcaagcacacactcaaacagacagacaacaaattgctaaggagtcaggcactcgagcctagcaactgtcaaacaacacacacaaaaagaaagaaaaggcgcccggagagatcagctcaatctcctgcctacatacttcatctggtgtgaagatcagggcgatgtagttcccctacgcagggataaaggactagcctaaccagataacagagggagacacaactagggagactacgactcgagcctagatgttatcatgcaaaatcatccctaagttaaggtttctagctaagtggcacaagggccaacctatcttaagcatggctcacacaggaagcaagccacacatacttaacttgcacaggaagcaagccaagcaaaacccaacttgcacaggaagcaagtctaaactaatcctaacttgcacaggaagcaagtcaaacaaacctatcttgcacaggaagcaagtcaaacaatcctatcttgcacaggaagcaagtcaaacaatcctatcttgcacaggaagcaagtcaaacaatcctacaagcacagatagcacatgctatacaca from Lathyrus oleraceus cultivar Zhongwan6 chromosome 7, CAAS_Psat_ZW6_1.0, whole genome shotgun sequence encodes the following:
- the LOC127106867 gene encoding cyanogenic beta-glucosidase-like produces the protein MKYMNTDAYRFSISWPRILPKGKVSAGINQEGIKYYNNLINELLDNGLVPFVTLFHWDLPQALQDEYEGFLSPNIINDFRNNLLEHKNCK